A portion of the Oxynema aestuarii AP17 genome contains these proteins:
- a CDS encoding adenosine-specific kinase, with amino-acid sequence MELKTVAIELPEGANLILGHAHFIKTVEDLHEIFVGISGGVKFGIAFCEASGPCLIRVSGNDEALQASATENAKALAAGHTFIILLKDAFPINFLNAIKQCQEVCTIHCATANPVQVILAETEQGRGILGVVDGFSPNGVETPEDVKARKGFLRQIGYKL; translated from the coding sequence ATGGAACTCAAAACCGTTGCGATCGAACTTCCCGAGGGAGCCAATCTCATCCTCGGTCACGCCCACTTTATTAAAACCGTCGAAGACCTGCACGAGATCTTTGTGGGGATTTCCGGTGGGGTCAAATTTGGGATTGCCTTTTGCGAAGCCTCCGGACCGTGTTTGATTCGCGTCAGTGGAAACGACGAAGCGCTGCAGGCGTCGGCGACAGAGAACGCCAAAGCCTTAGCGGCGGGACATACTTTTATCATTCTTTTAAAAGATGCCTTTCCCATCAACTTTTTAAATGCGATCAAACAATGTCAAGAAGTCTGTACCATTCACTGTGCCACGGCGAATCCCGTACAGGTTATCTTGGCCGAAACCGAACAAGGTCGGGGAATTTTAGGGGTGGTCGATGGATTTTCGCCGAACGGCGTAGAAACACCGGAGGATGTGAAAGCACGGAAAGGATTTCTCAGACAAATCGGGTATAAGCTGTGA
- the rsgA gene encoding ribosome small subunit-dependent GTPase A: MQFKSLTGYKSLATLGWRPFFQQQLTLEEYSLYFPVRVIEQHKSMITVASDAFVANLDLQHSMPEMVVGDWLLLDRDNHFYRLLDRSTCFKRKAAGSRVDWQLISANVDTAFIVCSLNANFNLNRIERYLSLVNEAGAQPVVVLSKSDLNPSAQEFASQVRRLDNSLCVEAVNCLDRDSVSKLHHWIGEGETIVVLGSSGVGKSTLINSLLGTNQQKTNSIRKDDEKGRHTTTRRSLIPIPGGGLILDTPGMRAIQLADCRDGILTTFSDIEELAARCRYRDCQHQSEPGCAVQKAVEAGEIDRRRLENYLKLLKEEAFNSATLSEKRAKDKALGKFYKRTLTESYKQKGR, translated from the coding sequence ATGCAGTTTAAATCTCTAACAGGTTATAAATCCCTGGCCACGTTAGGATGGCGACCATTTTTTCAGCAACAATTAACCCTTGAAGAGTATAGTCTTTACTTTCCTGTTCGAGTCATTGAGCAACATAAATCAATGATTACAGTTGCCAGTGATGCTTTTGTGGCGAACCTCGATCTTCAACATTCTATGCCTGAGATGGTCGTTGGCGACTGGTTGCTTCTGGATCGAGACAATCACTTTTACCGATTGCTCGATCGCAGCACCTGCTTCAAAAGAAAAGCAGCAGGTTCCAGGGTTGATTGGCAGTTGATATCTGCCAACGTTGATACTGCCTTTATTGTCTGCTCGTTGAACGCTAATTTCAATCTGAATAGAATTGAAAGATACTTATCCCTAGTGAATGAGGCAGGTGCTCAGCCTGTTGTCGTCCTGAGCAAATCCGATCTGAACCCTTCCGCACAAGAGTTTGCGTCACAAGTTCGCCGTCTCGACAATTCCTTATGTGTGGAAGCGGTCAACTGTCTGGACCGTGACAGTGTCAGTAAACTCCACCATTGGATCGGGGAAGGTGAGACGATCGTGGTTCTGGGTTCCTCTGGAGTGGGTAAGTCTACCTTGATTAACTCTTTGCTGGGGACGAACCAGCAGAAAACCAATAGTATCCGGAAAGACGATGAGAAGGGCCGACATACGACGACGAGGCGATCGCTCATTCCCATACCGGGTGGTGGATTGATACTCGACACACCAGGGATGCGAGCAATTCAACTGGCCGATTGCAGAGACGGTATTCTGACAACCTTCTCAGATATTGAAGAGCTGGCAGCTCGATGTCGCTATAGAGATTGCCAACATCAAAGTGAACCCGGGTGCGCGGTACAGAAAGCTGTTGAGGCTGGGGAAATCGATCGCAGGCGGCTGGAAAATTATCTAAAACTGCTCAAAGAAGAAGCCTTTAACTCCGCAACTCTCTCGGAGAAACGAGCCAAAGACAAAGCACTGGGCAAGTTTTACAAACGAACTCTCACTGAGTCTTACAAGCAAAAAGGGAGATAG
- a CDS encoding Dethiobiotin synthetase: MDYETARNFLIDQGMALQTQRNPDDLLRRLQDGKAPIPGQLTSILLALKRLFEDVQDRDSLDRPLVLALYLLAIQSQQLFEQGVRSRVGWPPLLKEDLQRVAKGVESIFSGVWKN; this comes from the coding sequence ATGGATTACGAAACCGCTCGCAATTTCTTGATCGATCAGGGAATGGCCCTACAAACTCAACGCAACCCCGATGACCTCTTGCGCCGTTTGCAAGATGGAAAAGCCCCCATCCCCGGACAACTCACGTCGATTTTATTGGCGCTCAAACGCTTGTTTGAAGACGTCCAAGACCGCGACAGTCTCGATCGCCCTTTGGTTTTAGCTCTCTATCTTTTAGCGATTCAAAGTCAGCAACTGTTCGAGCAAGGCGTGCGATCGCGCGTCGGTTGGCCCCCCTTGTTAAAAGAAGATTTACAACGAGTCGCCAAAGGCGTAGAAAGTATCTTTTCTGGGGTTTGGAAAAATTAA
- a CDS encoding cell division protein FtsQ/DivIB, translating into MDSIVSVSPSQLARRRRQLRRARRVKLLQRTWQFLGAIVLAGGLVALARSPIWVIGSAEQVTVEGNELLSDRAIRSLLSLSYPQSLFQVRPDTLVAQLESSGPIAYASVTRQLFPPGLTVDVRERAPVAIASIPAQTPTPSGSNAPSVPATSRQLVLLDEEGMWMPVESYTSLDRGLKIPDLKIVGELYQFRPYWRPVYRAIADCAVKIYELDWQDPKNLILKTELGNVRLGPYNSRFSERLELLERMRKLPEAVNPAQIDYIDLTNPQSPALKMKQPPSSPASGDRS; encoded by the coding sequence ATGGATAGCATCGTATCGGTCTCGCCATCCCAACTCGCCCGCCGTCGCCGCCAACTGCGACGCGCCCGACGAGTCAAGCTGTTACAAAGGACTTGGCAATTTCTCGGCGCGATCGTCCTGGCTGGGGGATTGGTGGCTCTGGCGCGATCGCCGATCTGGGTGATCGGTTCTGCCGAGCAAGTGACCGTCGAAGGAAACGAACTGCTTTCAGACCGAGCAATTCGCTCCTTACTCTCCCTGTCTTACCCCCAATCCCTGTTCCAAGTGCGTCCCGATACTCTGGTGGCCCAGCTAGAATCTAGCGGACCGATCGCCTACGCCAGCGTCACTCGCCAATTATTCCCCCCCGGACTGACCGTAGACGTGCGAGAACGCGCCCCGGTGGCGATCGCCTCGATCCCGGCCCAGACCCCCACCCCTTCCGGGTCGAACGCCCCGAGTGTCCCCGCGACTTCCCGCCAACTCGTCTTACTCGACGAAGAGGGCATGTGGATGCCCGTAGAAAGCTACACTTCCCTCGATCGCGGCTTGAAAATTCCCGACCTCAAAATCGTCGGCGAACTCTATCAATTCCGTCCCTACTGGCGTCCCGTTTATCGGGCGATCGCCGATTGCGCGGTTAAAATCTACGAATTAGATTGGCAAGATCCCAAAAATTTGATCTTGAAAACCGAACTGGGAAATGTTCGCTTAGGACCGTACAACTCCCGTTTTAGCGAGCGTCTCGAACTGCTCGAACGTATGCGAAAATTGCCCGAAGCGGTCAATCCCGCCCAAATCGACTACATCGACCTGACCAATCCCCAATCTCCCGCCCTTAAAATGAAACAGCCCCCCAGTTCGCCTGCCTCCGGCGATCGCTCCTGA
- a CDS encoding alpha/beta hydrolase: MEIDRQPPSDIPTSFVDPKTGRHVLDVIYERFSKPQANSIFDTDDPSIYVKHEVGDRLLGGYRVEAVFEDSKTGFYAEARMPEDREHPPVLVIRGYGSWYPFDGVLQDTPDVFIAELEWQVEAAETLGVGEWIESYYRQDRPPDAIGESLGGKIVQQLAIRYPHALRSVVTFNSLGISSELAQNHQLKNIFHYFTLGEKYAFWANRGDYLPGYCFEISKRGKNWQYRLTQMCLCLDILAVVRSLVQRQRKRVKLWRFARGLFSQFILLKRHNEVILNRDNPVVVATTIARLRNS; encoded by the coding sequence ATGGAGATTGACCGTCAACCTCCCTCCGATATTCCGACTTCCTTCGTCGATCCGAAAACAGGCAGGCACGTTCTCGATGTCATTTACGAACGCTTCTCAAAACCACAAGCAAACAGTATTTTTGATACAGACGATCCCTCCATTTATGTCAAACATGAAGTGGGCGATCGGCTCCTCGGCGGCTATCGAGTCGAAGCGGTGTTTGAAGATAGTAAAACTGGGTTTTATGCCGAAGCAAGAATGCCGGAAGATCGAGAACATCCACCGGTTTTAGTCATTCGCGGTTATGGGTCTTGGTATCCGTTCGATGGAGTTTTACAAGATACGCCGGATGTTTTTATTGCCGAATTGGAATGGCAAGTAGAGGCGGCGGAAACCCTGGGAGTTGGGGAGTGGATCGAGAGTTATTATCGGCAAGATCGCCCGCCAGACGCGATCGGGGAAAGTTTGGGGGGTAAAATTGTCCAGCAATTGGCGATTCGCTATCCTCATGCTTTACGTTCGGTAGTGACGTTTAATTCTTTGGGGATTTCGTCAGAGTTAGCCCAAAATCATCAACTTAAAAATATCTTTCATTACTTTACTTTAGGAGAAAAATATGCTTTCTGGGCAAATCGAGGGGATTATTTACCCGGATATTGTTTTGAAATTTCTAAACGAGGGAAAAACTGGCAATATCGGCTGACGCAAATGTGCTTGTGTCTGGATATTTTAGCGGTGGTGCGATCGCTCGTGCAACGGCAACGTAAGCGAGTCAAGTTATGGCGATTTGCCCGAGGGTTATTCTCGCAATTTATTTTACTCAAACGCCATAACGAAGTTATTTTAAATCGGGACAATCCGGTGGTGGTTGCGACCACGATCGCCCGTCTGCGAAACAGTTAG
- the ftsZ gene encoding cell division protein FtsZ: MTLNSKLGLSPKNSHSEGQSGFPSAVDNSNPFNNSGVYSGQNQDERVRQEDTRNNEIVPSSVAKIKVIGVGGGGCNAVNRMIASELSGVEFWAVNTDAQALVQSSASQRLQVGQKLTRGLGAGGNPAIGQKAAEESRDEIAQALDNCDLVFITAGMGGGTGTGAAPIIAEAAKEAGALTVGVVTRPFTFEGRRRTGQAEEGIAALQSRVDTLIVIPNDKLLTVISEQTPVQEAFRVADDILRQGVQGISDIITIPGLVNVDFADVRAVMADAGSALMGIGVGSGKSRAREAALTAISSPLLESSSIEGAKGVVLNITGGSDLTLHEVNAAAETVYEVVDPNANIIFGAVIDERLQGEIRITVIATGFSLEPQTVAPRTTATAPQKRFSMPSASPPPPPPAPEPSQPKPPGLDIPEFLQRRRPPR, translated from the coding sequence ATGACACTTAATAGTAAACTAGGGCTTAGTCCTAAAAACTCTCATTCTGAAGGACAATCTGGTTTTCCCTCGGCAGTGGATAATTCTAATCCTTTTAACAATTCAGGGGTATATTCCGGCCAAAATCAGGACGAGCGGGTTCGACAAGAAGACACTAGAAATAACGAAATCGTGCCTAGCAGCGTAGCGAAAATTAAAGTCATTGGCGTCGGCGGCGGGGGGTGCAATGCCGTAAACCGCATGATCGCAAGCGAGTTATCCGGGGTCGAATTTTGGGCAGTCAACACCGACGCTCAAGCTTTAGTCCAATCTTCGGCGTCCCAACGGTTGCAAGTCGGACAAAAATTAACGCGCGGTTTGGGCGCCGGAGGGAATCCGGCGATCGGTCAAAAAGCCGCCGAAGAATCCCGCGACGAAATCGCCCAAGCCCTCGATAATTGCGACTTGGTCTTCATTACCGCCGGGATGGGCGGCGGTACCGGAACAGGCGCGGCGCCGATTATCGCCGAAGCCGCCAAGGAAGCCGGAGCCCTCACCGTCGGCGTCGTCACTCGTCCGTTTACCTTTGAAGGACGGCGGCGCACGGGTCAGGCGGAAGAAGGGATCGCCGCCCTCCAAAGTCGCGTGGATACGCTGATCGTCATTCCCAACGACAAACTCCTGACGGTCATTTCCGAACAAACTCCCGTGCAAGAAGCGTTCCGCGTCGCCGACGATATCCTGCGCCAAGGGGTTCAGGGGATTTCCGATATTATTACGATTCCCGGATTGGTTAACGTGGACTTCGCCGACGTTCGCGCCGTGATGGCGGATGCGGGATCGGCGCTGATGGGGATTGGCGTCGGTTCGGGCAAGTCTAGAGCCAGAGAAGCCGCCCTGACTGCGATTTCTTCACCCCTACTGGAGTCGTCCTCGATTGAAGGGGCGAAAGGGGTGGTCCTCAACATTACTGGAGGCAGCGATCTGACCCTTCACGAAGTCAATGCGGCGGCGGAAACGGTTTATGAAGTCGTCGATCCCAATGCGAATATTATTTTCGGGGCGGTGATCGACGAGCGCCTGCAAGGGGAAATCCGGATTACGGTGATTGCCACGGGCTTTTCCCTCGAACCCCAAACCGTGGCGCCGAGAACGACGGCGACGGCGCCTCAGAAGCGCTTTTCTATGCCTTCCGCGTCGCCACCGCCGCCCCCTCCAGCTCCGGAACCGAGCCAACCGAAACCCCCGGGTTTGGATATTCCCGAGTTTTTACAACGGCGCCGCCCGCCGCGCTAG
- a CDS encoding glycerol-3-phosphate acyltransferase yields the protein MTLTQVWGALLIFTVCPLLGGLPLIRWLVRAVSGQDLKTVGTGNIGVSAAFYHGGRVAGILAVLSEAAKGMAVVWLARQFFPGDPEWELIALLALVMGRYWMGQGAGTTNVVWGFLVHDPIAWGCIVLMGGVSFTLFRQREQGRTLVLILMPLVTLLLHASDGPRIGAAIALSLLLYWIYRKMPDDLDLPVGDSHQESEKLFRFFRGDRAIVSLDQTLDPTKVGAKAAHLSQLKRWGYPVPPGWVLPPGDDRAALISFLEVSPQHPLVVRSSAIGEDSEIASAAGQYATVTGVTSKAELQGAIAACLASYDRASAAQYRRDRHLREDAMAVLIQPQIRGVFSGVAFSRDPLERQGDWVAIEALPGECSRVVSGRYTPERYRVEISADRVDPQASPYLPSDLNLAVVGSGNIPAIVLEQVAYLARHLENRYHGIPQDVEWTYDGDRLWILQTRPIPTLLPIWTRRIAAEVIPGAIRPLTWSINRPLTCRVWGEIFTVVLGDRAQDLDFEQTATLQDFHAYFNATLLGEIFRRMGLPPESLEFLTRGAKFSKPPWQSTLRNLPGLLRLLGRELALLQDFQQAYFRRLTPALNDLRRTRELADRDPGSRESRLSEPAALLDRADTLLELLEQTTYYSILVPLSVALRQTLLGVSDSELDYSKTPEVAAVRSLQELATATRLMIPDLEDLSLPGEIGDCSQLFAVLAEMPDGQTVFEQFDQFLDRYGYLSDVATDIAVPTWREDPRPVRALFSQMLFQEPPAAPPPKSQGIKAQILQRRINVKARVSEVYSKLLAELRWTFVTLERLWIDRGELKAPGDLFFLELAEIRAWIDEPTSQRGDLFRDLIAARQDAYQATLERLAIGATGDRASVPNVVYGNDPVTFFRPSGDRPSRQQWQGIGVSPGQVEGRVKILRSLQGTGAIDRDTILVVPYTDSGWTAVLARAGGLIAEVGGQLSHGAIVAREYRIPAVMDVTDATNFLQDGQRVRLDGRRGIVEIL from the coding sequence ATGACGCTGACGCAAGTTTGGGGAGCATTACTCATTTTCACGGTTTGTCCCCTCCTCGGCGGACTGCCCTTGATTCGCTGGCTCGTGCGGGCCGTAAGCGGGCAGGATCTCAAGACGGTGGGGACGGGGAATATTGGCGTGTCGGCGGCGTTTTACCACGGCGGACGAGTCGCCGGAATTCTGGCAGTGCTGTCGGAAGCGGCGAAAGGCATGGCGGTGGTGTGGTTGGCGCGTCAATTTTTCCCGGGGGATCCGGAATGGGAACTCATCGCCCTGTTGGCGTTGGTGATGGGGCGCTACTGGATGGGACAGGGGGCGGGAACCACCAATGTCGTTTGGGGTTTTTTGGTTCACGACCCGATCGCCTGGGGCTGCATTGTATTGATGGGTGGGGTGAGCTTTACCCTGTTTCGACAACGGGAACAGGGACGCACCCTGGTGTTGATATTAATGCCGTTAGTGACCCTGTTGCTTCATGCCAGTGACGGGCCGAGAATCGGGGCGGCGATCGCCTTAAGCCTGCTGCTGTATTGGATTTATCGCAAAATGCCTGACGATTTGGATTTGCCCGTGGGAGACAGCCATCAAGAGTCCGAGAAATTATTTCGCTTTTTCCGGGGCGATCGCGCGATCGTCTCCCTCGACCAAACCCTCGATCCGACCAAAGTGGGAGCGAAAGCGGCTCATTTATCCCAACTCAAACGGTGGGGATATCCGGTTCCGCCGGGGTGGGTGCTGCCGCCGGGAGACGATCGGGCCGCGTTAATCAGCTTTCTGGAAGTGTCCCCGCAACATCCCTTGGTGGTGCGATCGTCGGCAATTGGCGAAGACTCGGAAATTGCCTCGGCGGCGGGTCAATATGCCACCGTCACCGGAGTGACCTCGAAAGCCGAACTGCAAGGGGCGATCGCCGCCTGTCTGGCGTCCTACGATCGCGCCAGTGCCGCTCAATATCGGCGCGATCGCCACTTGCGCGAAGACGCGATGGCGGTGTTGATTCAACCGCAAATTCGCGGCGTCTTTTCCGGGGTCGCCTTCAGCCGCGATCCCCTCGAACGACAGGGGGATTGGGTGGCGATCGAAGCCCTCCCGGGAGAGTGCAGCCGCGTCGTTTCCGGTCGCTACACCCCCGAACGCTACCGGGTCGAAATTAGCGCCGATCGCGTCGACCCCCAAGCCAGTCCTTATCTCCCGTCCGACTTAAACTTAGCAGTCGTCGGAAGCGGCAACATTCCGGCGATCGTCCTCGAACAAGTCGCCTATCTCGCCCGTCACCTGGAAAACCGCTACCACGGCATCCCCCAAGACGTGGAATGGACTTACGACGGCGATCGCCTCTGGATCTTGCAAACCCGCCCGATTCCCACCTTGCTGCCGATCTGGACCCGCCGGATCGCCGCCGAAGTGATTCCCGGGGCGATCCGTCCCCTCACCTGGTCGATCAACCGTCCCCTAACCTGTCGCGTGTGGGGAGAAATTTTTACCGTGGTCTTGGGCGATCGTGCCCAAGACCTCGACTTCGAGCAAACTGCCACCCTGCAAGACTTTCACGCCTATTTCAACGCCACCTTACTCGGGGAAATCTTCCGGCGGATGGGTCTGCCCCCGGAAAGTTTGGAATTCCTGACCCGGGGAGCCAAATTCAGCAAACCCCCCTGGCAGTCCACCTTACGCAACCTGCCCGGCTTACTGCGCCTCCTCGGGCGCGAACTGGCACTGCTGCAAGACTTTCAACAAGCCTATTTCCGGCGGTTGACCCCGGCGCTCAACGATTTGAGACGTACCCGGGAATTGGCCGATCGCGATCCGGGCAGTCGCGAGTCTCGACTCTCGGAACCCGCCGCACTACTCGATCGCGCCGACACTCTTCTCGAACTGCTCGAACAAACGACCTATTACAGTATCCTGGTTCCCTTAAGCGTCGCCTTACGTCAAACCCTCTTAGGCGTCAGCGACAGCGAACTCGACTACAGTAAAACTCCCGAAGTGGCGGCGGTGCGATCGCTCCAAGAACTCGCCACCGCCACCCGCTTGATGATTCCCGACCTCGAAGATCTCAGCCTTCCCGGGGAAATCGGCGACTGTTCCCAATTGTTTGCCGTTTTAGCCGAAATGCCCGACGGTCAGACGGTTTTCGAGCAGTTCGACCAGTTCCTCGACCGCTACGGCTACCTCAGCGACGTGGCGACCGATATCGCCGTCCCTACCTGGCGCGAAGACCCGCGTCCCGTGCGCGCCCTGTTTTCGCAAATGCTCTTTCAAGAACCCCCCGCCGCGCCGCCGCCCAAATCTCAAGGGATCAAAGCCCAAATTCTTCAGCGTCGGATCAATGTCAAAGCCCGGGTGAGTGAAGTCTACAGCAAACTGCTCGCCGAGTTGCGCTGGACTTTCGTGACCTTAGAGCGCTTGTGGATCGATCGCGGCGAGTTGAAGGCCCCCGGAGACCTGTTCTTTCTCGAATTGGCAGAAATTCGAGCCTGGATAGACGAACCGACCTCGCAACGCGGCGATCTCTTCCGAGATCTGATTGCGGCGCGTCAGGACGCCTATCAAGCAACTCTAGAACGGCTCGCCATTGGCGCAACAGGCGATCGCGCCTCGGTCCCCAACGTGGTCTACGGCAACGATCCGGTCACCTTTTTCCGCCCGAGTGGCGATCGCCCCAGCCGCCAGCAATGGCAAGGGATCGGGGTCAGTCCGGGACAGGTGGAAGGACGGGTCAAAATCCTGCGATCGCTCCAGGGAACCGGGGCGATCGATCGCGATACCATCCTCGTCGTTCCCTATACCGATTCCGGCTGGACGGCAGTTCTGGCGCGGGCGGGCGGTTTAATTGCCGAAGTGGGCGGACAACTCTCCCACGGGGCGATCGTCGCCCGCGAGTACCGGATCCCCGCCGTCATGGACGTGACCGATGCCACTAACTTTTTACAAGACGGACAGCGCGTTCGCCTCGACGGTCGCCGAGGAATTGTCGAGATTCTGTAA
- the thiD gene encoding bifunctional hydroxymethylpyrimidine kinase/phosphomethylpyrimidine kinase, whose amino-acid sequence MTSIASPTIPIALTIAGSDSCGGAGMQADLRTFAVHRVHGTCAVTCITAQNTLGVTRVDALPPEAVVAQIDAVADDIGFDAVKTGMLLDRAIVAAVAEKARQAGWSKLVVDPVMVSRTGAQLIDDEAVATLKNHLLPLGAIATPNRYEAQILSGLAIETLDDMKAAAEKIHHHTRHAVLVKGGAMSGNCHGVDVWFDGDRLEVLQTTAVNTRHTHGTGCTLSAAITANLARGNDPLSAVKAAKQYVTEALHRGLNIGNGQGPVGQGDFRF is encoded by the coding sequence ATGACCTCGATCGCCTCCCCAACGATTCCCATCGCCCTGACCATCGCCGGATCGGATAGCTGTGGCGGCGCCGGAATGCAAGCCGACTTACGGACTTTCGCCGTTCATCGGGTTCACGGAACTTGCGCGGTGACCTGCATCACCGCCCAAAATACCCTCGGCGTCACCCGGGTCGATGCCTTACCCCCGGAGGCGGTCGTCGCCCAAATCGATGCTGTTGCGGACGATATCGGCTTTGATGCCGTCAAAACTGGGATGTTGCTCGATCGCGCGATCGTTGCCGCCGTCGCCGAAAAAGCGCGCCAAGCCGGATGGTCCAAGCTGGTGGTCGATCCGGTCATGGTCTCGCGAACCGGGGCGCAACTGATCGACGATGAAGCCGTCGCCACCTTAAAAAACCACCTCCTCCCCCTCGGGGCGATCGCCACCCCCAATCGCTACGAAGCCCAAATCTTAAGCGGTTTGGCGATTGAAACCCTCGACGACATGAAAGCCGCCGCCGAAAAAATTCACCACCACACCCGCCACGCCGTCTTAGTCAAAGGGGGTGCCATGTCTGGAAACTGCCACGGCGTCGATGTTTGGTTCGACGGCGATCGTCTCGAAGTCCTGCAAACGACCGCAGTTAACACCCGCCACACCCACGGAACCGGATGCACCTTATCCGCCGCCATTACCGCCAATCTCGCCCGGGGAAACGACCCCCTCAGCGCCGTTAAAGCGGCAAAACAATATGTCACCGAAGCATTACATCGGGGGTTAAATATTGGTAACGGTCAAGGTCCGGTGGGGCAAGGAGATTTTAGATTTTAG